In Luteitalea sp. TBR-22, one genomic interval encodes:
- a CDS encoding NAD(P)(+) transhydrogenase (Re/Si-specific) subunit beta: MSPQTIDLVYLVSAALFIFSLKWMSDPKTARNGVFAGVAAMALAVAGTLLRPEITANGYVWIGVAVVLGTIVGVPLSWVPLTAVPQRTALSHAFGGLAAGLVGIGKFYLFMHEGDLTAFRTGAIVFEVALGLMTCTGSLVAAGKLQEVLPTRPVTYPGQNVVNFSLIGAGVLIGILLVVNPAWTFLFPALIVLALVFGVLLVMPIGGADMPTVISLLNSYAGLAAVAMGFVLENKLLIVAGALDGSSGLILSIIMCRAMNRSFTNVLFGAFGQVQAAAAAGEQKVAKSATIEDAAQILENADTVVIVPGYGMAVAQAQHRVRDVYEALTKKGVNVRFAVHPVAGRMPGHMNVLLAEAEIPYDRLVEMDDINPEMSQVDVCVILGANDVVNPAARHDKSSPIYGMPIIDADKARTVLANKRSMNPGFAGIENELYYAPNTLMIFGDSKVVMGDIAKALAGESGMH; the protein is encoded by the coding sequence GTGAGTCCGCAGACCATCGACCTCGTCTACCTCGTCTCGGCCGCGCTCTTCATCTTCTCGCTGAAGTGGATGAGCGACCCGAAGACCGCCCGCAACGGCGTCTTCGCCGGCGTCGCCGCGATGGCCCTGGCCGTGGCCGGCACGCTGCTGCGCCCCGAGATCACCGCCAACGGCTACGTGTGGATCGGCGTCGCCGTCGTGCTGGGCACGATCGTCGGCGTCCCGCTCTCGTGGGTGCCGCTGACCGCGGTGCCGCAGCGGACCGCGCTGTCGCACGCCTTCGGCGGCCTGGCCGCCGGCCTGGTCGGCATCGGCAAGTTCTACCTGTTCATGCACGAGGGCGACCTCACCGCGTTCCGCACCGGCGCCATCGTCTTCGAGGTGGCGCTGGGCCTGATGACCTGCACCGGCAGCCTCGTGGCGGCCGGCAAGCTGCAGGAAGTGCTGCCGACGCGGCCGGTCACCTACCCGGGCCAGAACGTCGTCAACTTCTCGCTCATCGGCGCCGGTGTGCTCATCGGCATCCTGCTGGTGGTCAACCCGGCCTGGACGTTCCTGTTCCCGGCGCTCATCGTGCTCGCGCTGGTCTTCGGCGTGCTGCTCGTGATGCCGATCGGCGGCGCCGACATGCCGACGGTGATCTCGCTGTTGAACTCGTATGCCGGCCTCGCGGCCGTCGCGATGGGCTTCGTGCTCGAGAACAAGCTGCTGATCGTCGCCGGCGCGCTCGACGGGTCGTCGGGCCTGATCCTGTCGATCATCATGTGCCGCGCGATGAACCGCTCGTTCACCAACGTGCTGTTCGGTGCCTTCGGTCAGGTGCAGGCCGCCGCGGCCGCGGGTGAGCAGAAGGTCGCCAAGTCGGCGACCATCGAGGATGCGGCCCAGATCCTCGAGAACGCCGACACCGTGGTCATCGTCCCGGGCTACGGCATGGCCGTGGCACAGGCGCAGCACCGCGTGCGCGACGTGTACGAGGCCCTCACCAAGAAGGGCGTGAACGTGCGGTTCGCCGTCCACCCGGTCGCTGGCCGCATGCCCGGCCACATGAACGTGCTGCTGGCCGAGGCCGAGATCCCGTACGACCGGCTCGTCGAGATGGACGACATCAACCCCGAGATGAGCCAGGTGGACGTCTGCGTGATCCTCGGCGCCAACGACGTCGTCAACCCGGCGGCGCGCCACGACAAGAGCAGCCCGATCTACGGCATGCCGATCATCGACGCCGACAAGGCGCGCACGGTGCTGGCCAACAAGCGCTCGATGAACCCGGGCTTCGCGGGCATCGAGAACGAGCTGTACTACGCCCCCAACACGCTCATGATCTTCGGCGACTCGAAGGTCGTGATGGGCGACATCGCCAAGGCGCTCGCCGGCGAGAGCGGGATGCACTAG
- a CDS encoding NAD(P) transhydrogenase subunit alpha produces MDFITALFVFMLATFIGMDVIRRVSRLLHTPLMSLTNAISAIAIVGAIILAGPQHDRLSTILGAIAVFASTTNIISGFLITDRMLKMFKTKEGGK; encoded by the coding sequence ATGGACTTCATCACTGCCCTGTTCGTGTTCATGCTGGCGACGTTCATCGGCATGGACGTCATCCGGCGCGTGTCGCGGCTGCTGCACACGCCGCTCATGTCCCTCACCAACGCCATCTCCGCCATCGCGATCGTCGGCGCCATCATCCTCGCCGGTCCGCAGCACGACCGCCTGAGCACCATCCTCGGCGCCATCGCCGTCTTCGCCTCGACCACCAACATCATCAGCGGCTTCCTCATCACCGACCGGATGCTGAAGATGTTCAAGACGAAGGAAGGTGGCAAGTGA
- a CDS encoding sugar phosphate isomerase/epimerase, with the protein MPMPLNRRAFLSATASAAVASTFTAAPVVAAPIRRAGKTQLRVGLAAYSMRQYLTAKPGTRGAMDLLGLIDYAATLGVDAVELTSYFFPEKFDRAYLNEVKRRCHVNGLDISGGAIRNNFTLPDEDPELQKWLQHTDTWLGHYAVLGAPVVRVFSGVPPKGMSEEQGIANGIKNLKKALVYAEKHGVILGLENHDYLTKIDRMLPALKEIDSPWFGVNLDSGNVDDTDVYPQLQKIVPYAVNVQLKVETGPVKQKVPTDVPRFVKLLKDAGYRGYVVLEYESAPDPYEAIPQHLASLRDAIHKA; encoded by the coding sequence ATGCCCATGCCCCTGAATCGACGCGCGTTCCTCTCGGCGACGGCCTCTGCGGCCGTGGCCTCGACCTTCACGGCGGCGCCGGTCGTCGCGGCCCCGATCCGTCGCGCCGGCAAGACGCAACTGCGCGTCGGGCTGGCGGCCTACTCGATGCGGCAGTACCTCACCGCCAAGCCCGGCACCAGGGGCGCGATGGACCTGCTCGGCTTAATCGACTATGCGGCGACGCTCGGCGTGGACGCGGTGGAGCTGACGTCGTACTTCTTCCCCGAGAAGTTCGACCGGGCGTACCTGAACGAGGTGAAGCGCCGTTGCCACGTCAACGGGCTCGACATCTCGGGCGGCGCCATCCGCAACAACTTCACGCTGCCCGACGAGGATCCCGAGCTCCAGAAGTGGCTGCAGCACACCGACACGTGGCTGGGCCACTACGCGGTGCTGGGCGCGCCGGTGGTGCGCGTGTTCAGCGGCGTGCCGCCCAAGGGGATGAGCGAGGAGCAGGGCATCGCCAACGGCATCAAGAACCTGAAGAAGGCCCTGGTGTACGCCGAGAAGCACGGCGTGATCCTCGGGCTCGAGAACCACGACTACCTGACCAAGATCGACCGGATGCTGCCGGCGCTCAAGGAGATCGACTCGCCCTGGTTCGGCGTGAACCTCGACTCCGGCAACGTCGACGACACCGACGTCTACCCGCAGCTGCAGAAGATCGTGCCCTACGCGGTCAACGTGCAGCTGAAGGTGGAGACGGGCCCGGTCAAGCAGAAGGTGCCCACCGACGTGCCGCGATTCGTCAAGCTGCTCAAGGACGCGGGCTACCGCGGCTACGTCGTGCTCGAATACGAGTCCGCGCCCGATCCGTACGAAGCCATCCCGCAGCACCTCGCCTCCCTGCGAGACGCCATCCACAAGGCCTGA
- a CDS encoding DUF5916 domain-containing protein encodes MGSRARVALTFLLSWASAGAVPSVLAQAQTRELHAARFPSPPVIDGRLDDEAWRQVEPAGGFLQRDPVQGDPASEDTEVRVGYDEHALYVAARLHDRQPGAIVRQLSRRDVAVEADAFIVYLDAHHDHLTGAQFGVSAAGVQRDALIYNDQFLDPTWDAVWASAVTLDERGWAVEMRIPLSQLRFTASDRATWGINVQRVIQRRNESDWLQLVGKNEPGLASRMAHLADIVGIEPPGTLELMPYATTRAEFIEPPLAGNPFNDGVRGFAATGMDLKYGVTSNLTLDATFNPDFGQVEVDPAVVNLTQFEVFFEERRPFFTEGAKVFGNFGRSGASEYWGFFRPEPTLFYSRRIGRAPQGRYASPYLDAPATTTILGAAKLVGRTRHGWTVGALEAVTGREQARLSTGLGTTTRDVEPLTNYAVLRAQRELGARGGIGLLGTSVIREGREPQLENALTSRAHMLGVDGHWYLDASRRWVLHGGLAGSRVEGTQPAITRLQRAEQRYYQRPDAPHVSLDPTATSLSGWTGQANLNKQGGNVTANFGVWGMSPGLEVNDLGFSTQTDRAGGHAMVQLRKLVPSGWTRERTAWVSKWWTWNYGAELQGDGWQGATSAQWRNFWRTSLTLTHARRVWDDKLTRGGPTVIRPGSVGAQVSVASDNRKVAVVAADLGYTARQYDASALTGGVSVAVRPAPAVTLSVGPAYRRNIVAAQYLATVDDPLATHTYGRRYVFGELDQTEVSMIARLSLATSPRTSLQVFLQPLVSAGDYGAIKEVAAPRTFAFTRYGEDGGSTIGPGPAGQGLVIDPDGAGAAAPFVIAQPDFNVRSLRANTVFRWEFRPGSTLYVVWTQNRRDTGVTGAFDLGDDAGRVFSAPADDVLLVKVSYWFGLR; translated from the coding sequence GTGGGATCGCGTGCGCGTGTCGCCCTGACCTTCCTGTTGTCCTGGGCGTCCGCCGGCGCCGTGCCTTCCGTGCTGGCCCAGGCGCAGACCCGCGAGCTCCACGCAGCCCGGTTTCCTTCGCCCCCCGTCATCGACGGCCGCCTCGACGATGAGGCGTGGCGGCAGGTCGAGCCGGCCGGCGGTTTCCTGCAACGCGACCCCGTGCAGGGCGACCCGGCCTCCGAGGACACCGAGGTGCGGGTCGGCTACGACGAGCACGCGCTCTACGTCGCGGCTCGCCTGCACGACCGCCAGCCGGGCGCCATCGTCCGCCAGCTCTCGCGGCGCGACGTCGCCGTCGAGGCCGACGCCTTCATCGTCTACCTCGACGCGCACCACGACCACCTCACGGGCGCGCAGTTCGGCGTGTCGGCGGCCGGCGTCCAGCGTGACGCGCTCATCTACAACGACCAGTTCCTCGACCCGACCTGGGACGCGGTGTGGGCCTCGGCGGTGACCCTGGACGAGCGGGGCTGGGCGGTCGAGATGCGGATCCCGCTGTCGCAGCTGCGCTTCACGGCCAGCGATCGCGCCACGTGGGGCATCAACGTGCAGCGCGTCATCCAGCGCCGCAACGAGTCGGACTGGCTGCAGCTGGTGGGCAAGAACGAGCCCGGCCTGGCCTCGCGCATGGCGCACCTGGCCGACATCGTCGGCATCGAGCCACCCGGCACGCTGGAGCTGATGCCGTACGCGACAACGCGCGCGGAGTTCATCGAGCCGCCGCTGGCGGGCAATCCCTTCAACGACGGCGTGCGCGGCTTCGCGGCCACCGGCATGGACCTCAAGTACGGCGTGACGAGCAACCTCACGCTGGATGCCACGTTCAACCCGGACTTCGGGCAGGTCGAGGTCGATCCCGCGGTGGTGAACCTCACGCAGTTCGAGGTGTTCTTCGAGGAGCGTCGTCCGTTCTTCACCGAAGGCGCGAAGGTGTTCGGCAACTTCGGCCGGAGCGGCGCCAGCGAGTACTGGGGCTTCTTCCGTCCGGAGCCGACGCTGTTCTACAGCCGCCGCATCGGCCGCGCGCCCCAGGGGCGGTATGCCAGCCCCTACCTGGACGCGCCGGCGACCACGACGATCCTCGGCGCGGCCAAGCTGGTCGGGCGGACGCGTCACGGCTGGACGGTCGGGGCGCTCGAGGCGGTGACCGGACGGGAACAGGCGCGGCTGTCGACGGGGCTGGGCACCACGACGCGCGACGTCGAGCCGCTCACCAACTACGCGGTGCTGCGGGCGCAGCGCGAACTCGGCGCGCGCGGCGGCATCGGCCTGCTCGGCACGTCGGTGATCCGCGAGGGCCGCGAGCCGCAACTGGAGAACGCGCTCACCTCCCGGGCGCACATGCTCGGCGTCGACGGGCACTGGTACCTCGATGCCTCCCGTCGCTGGGTGCTGCACGGCGGTCTCGCAGGCAGTCGTGTCGAGGGCACCCAGCCGGCGATCACCCGCCTGCAGCGGGCCGAGCAGCGGTACTACCAGCGTCCCGACGCGCCGCACGTGTCGCTGGACCCGACGGCCACCAGCCTGTCCGGGTGGACCGGCCAGGCGAACCTGAACAAGCAGGGCGGCAACGTCACCGCGAACTTCGGCGTGTGGGGGATGAGCCCGGGCCTCGAGGTGAACGACCTCGGCTTCTCGACGCAGACCGATCGCGCCGGCGGCCACGCGATGGTGCAGCTGCGCAAGCTGGTGCCGTCGGGCTGGACGCGCGAGCGCACCGCCTGGGTCTCCAAGTGGTGGACGTGGAACTACGGCGCCGAGCTGCAGGGCGATGGCTGGCAGGGCGCGACGAGCGCCCAGTGGCGCAACTTCTGGCGCACCTCGCTCACCCTGACACACGCGCGCCGGGTGTGGGACGACAAGCTGACGCGCGGCGGGCCCACCGTGATACGCCCGGGCAGCGTCGGCGCGCAGGTCAGCGTCGCGAGCGACAACCGCAAGGTGGCCGTGGTCGCCGCCGACCTCGGCTACACGGCGCGGCAGTACGACGCGTCGGCGCTCACCGGCGGCGTGAGCGTCGCCGTGCGGCCGGCGCCGGCCGTCACGCTGAGCGTCGGGCCCGCCTACCGACGCAACATCGTCGCGGCGCAGTATCTCGCGACGGTCGACGACCCGCTGGCCACGCACACGTACGGGCGCCGCTACGTGTTCGGCGAGCTCGATCAGACCGAAGTGTCGATGATCGCGCGCCTGAGCCTGGCGACCTCGCCGCGCACGTCATTGCAGGTGTTCCTGCAGCCGCTCGTCTCGGCCGGGGACTACGGCGCGATCAAGGAAGTGGCGGCGCCGCGCACCTTCGCGTTCACCCGCTACGGCGAGGACGGCGGCAGCACCATCGGGCCGGGGCCGGCCGGGCAGGGACTGGTGATCGATCCCGACGGCGCGGGGGCGGCGGCGCCCTTCGTCATCGCGCAGCCCGACTTCAACGTCCGGTCGCTGCGCGCCAACACCGTCTTCCGCTGGGAGTTCCGTCCCGGCTCCACCCTGTACGTGGTGTGGACGCAGAACCGCCGCGACACGGGGGTCACCGGCGCGTTCGACCTCGGCGACGACGCGGGACGGGTCTTCTCGGCGCCTGCCGACGACGTGCTGCTCGTGAAGGTGTCGTACTGGTTCGGACTGCGGTGA